A single window of Psychromonas ingrahamii 37 DNA harbors:
- a CDS encoding amino acid ABC transporter permease, protein MDNYEFHWNVVFDAFPQLLSGAFTTIHVSVLSMLLGIVIAVLLALGKMSDSKVFYNMANIWIETARNLPALFLIYMAYFGLGAYGIHLSPYFSVFSALVFINAGYLAETFRGGFQSIPTTQYSAAKSLGMNSLKVYRHVILPQMFRRIYHPMTNQFVWSILMSSLGILVGMNELSGETQRLQSTSFRTLEFFIVAAAMYFVITKLVLLASGLIAKKVFKGELS, encoded by the coding sequence ATGGACAATTATGAATTTCATTGGAATGTTGTATTTGATGCATTCCCGCAACTTTTAAGTGGGGCGTTTACAACGATACATGTATCTGTTTTATCTATGCTTCTCGGCATAGTTATTGCGGTATTATTAGCTTTAGGGAAAATGTCAGATTCAAAAGTTTTTTATAATATGGCAAATATTTGGATAGAGACAGCAAGAAATTTACCAGCACTTTTTCTTATCTACATGGCGTACTTTGGCCTAGGTGCTTATGGTATCCATCTTAGTCCTTATTTTTCGGTTTTTTCTGCATTAGTATTTATAAATGCAGGATACTTGGCAGAAACATTTAGGGGTGGTTTTCAGTCAATCCCAACGACTCAATATAGTGCGGCAAAATCGCTCGGAATGAACAGCTTAAAAGTTTATCGACATGTGATATTGCCACAAATGTTTAGAAGGATTTATCATCCAATGACAAATCAATTTGTTTGGTCAATATTAATGAGCTCTCTTGGTATACTTGTGGGTATGAATGAGCTCTCAGGTGAGACGCAGAGACTTCAATCGACTTCATTTAGAACATTAGAGTTTTTTATAGTCGCAGCTGCGATGTACTTTGTAATAACAAAATTGGTGCTGTTAGCATCAGGCTTGATTGCAAAAAAAGTGTTTAAAGGGGAGCTTTCATAA
- a CDS encoding transporter substrate-binding domain-containing protein: MKLVKKISLVVASMAAIGAFSTASADKLDDVINSGTLNCGVVLDFPPMGYTDKNNQPAGFDVDYCNDLAKVLGVKSNVINLTWGDRIPSLISAKTDVVVGSTSDTLARAKSVGFTYPYFVFKFQVLSKKGVKMTSFDDLKNVKVGAALGTTYEKEYFAYADDKGWGRDNYTSFKSENDAFLGLHQGKIDALISTNTNIATKLTSGQFDNFVAGPYVPNYDDVVGLIVKRSELAWKSYLNLFLVHQIRDGRLNELHIKHFGTPVSSDMVQSLRDNK, from the coding sequence ATGAAGTTAGTAAAGAAAATTTCGTTAGTCGTTGCATCAATGGCAGCAATCGGTGCTTTTTCTACCGCTAGTGCAGATAAGCTTGATGACGTTATAAACAGTGGTACTTTAAATTGTGGCGTTGTGCTCGATTTTCCACCAATGGGATATACAGATAAAAATAATCAACCAGCTGGTTTTGATGTTGATTATTGTAATGATTTAGCAAAAGTTCTAGGCGTAAAATCAAACGTAATAAATCTTACATGGGGCGACCGAATCCCTTCATTGATTTCTGCTAAAACAGATGTTGTTGTAGGATCTACTTCAGACACATTAGCGCGTGCAAAATCTGTTGGGTTTACCTATCCCTATTTTGTTTTCAAATTTCAGGTTTTATCTAAGAAAGGTGTGAAAATGACATCTTTTGACGACCTTAAAAATGTAAAGGTTGGCGCAGCTCTGGGTACTACATATGAAAAAGAGTACTTTGCATATGCAGATGACAAAGGCTGGGGAAGAGATAACTACACTTCTTTCAAATCAGAAAACGATGCCTTTTTAGGATTACATCAAGGCAAAATAGATGCGCTTATATCTACAAATACAAATATAGCAACAAAACTGACTTCAGGTCAGTTTGACAACTTCGTAGCGGGACCGTACGTTCCAAACTATGATGATGTAGTTGGTCTTATTGTAAAAAGAAGTGAACTTGCTTGGAAAAGTTATCTAAATCTATTTTTGGTTCACCAAATTAGAGATGGAAGATTAAATGAGTTACACATAAAACATTTTGGAACTCCCGTATCGTCTGATATGGTTCAATCATTAAGAGACAATAAATAA